In Natronomonas halophila, one DNA window encodes the following:
- a CDS encoding PadR family transcriptional regulator yields MEWLTSGLRRDICVLLYGEERRAQSLKSDLEARYDRRVKPDRFYGALDSLEKNGYVEKHVEGLEDVYSLTDAGAESVEAQFEWMEERID; encoded by the coding sequence ATGGAGTGGCTCACGAGCGGCCTGCGCCGCGATATCTGCGTGCTGCTGTACGGCGAGGAGCGTCGCGCCCAGTCGCTGAAATCGGACCTCGAAGCGCGCTACGACCGGCGGGTCAAGCCCGACCGGTTCTACGGCGCGCTGGATTCGCTGGAAAAGAACGGCTACGTCGAAAAACACGTCGAGGGGCTGGAAGACGTCTATTCGCTGACCGACGCGGGCGCCGAATCGGTCGAGGCGCAGTTCGAATGGATGGAAGAGCGAATCGACTAA
- a CDS encoding ABC transporter permease translates to MSNPLSRRVSGGEISFGLAVLAGAVAACVVLPLTWLFLEAATIDPERAWSLLFRQATLDIVLNSLLLMGLVTGFSILLGVPLAYLTTRTDLPFRRFWSVAVALPLVVPSYLGAFAFVSAFGPRGEFHDLLAPLGIQRLPEIYGFPGATLVITLYTFPYVYLTTRGALLSFDTRLVDAARTLNHDRWRAFKRVTLPHLRPAIAAGGLLSALYAVSDFGTPAIMRLPVFTRQIYVEYRSFGQGYAALLSLQLLVIVLAVLALERWVRPGEDVHGSGTSRAEEPPVRLGKWRWPAMALPASIVFLALVVPLWIFGRWLVTAGRSHPSMGFQWSYAFNSVGIAAAAAFVAVLASLPVAYYAARSDSLLSTLFERATYVGFAVPGIVLALTLVYFGTRLVPWFYQTLPLLVFAYVIRFMPQSVGSIRTSTLQTDPTLFEAAQTLGESSFGAFRRVTLPLIAPGIVAGAALVFLTTMKELPITIMLRPGGFETLVTQIWQARNSVNLEYVAVPALILIVVSGLSLVVLLSQEGNEY, encoded by the coding sequence GTGAGTAACCCACTTTCGAGACGAGTCAGCGGCGGTGAGATATCGTTCGGCCTCGCGGTCCTCGCCGGTGCCGTAGCCGCGTGTGTCGTCCTCCCGCTGACGTGGCTGTTCCTCGAGGCCGCGACCATCGACCCCGAACGCGCGTGGTCGTTGCTCTTCCGGCAGGCAACCCTCGATATCGTCCTCAACAGCCTGCTTTTGATGGGACTCGTCACCGGCTTTTCCATCCTGCTGGGCGTTCCACTGGCCTATCTCACCACTCGGACCGACCTCCCGTTCCGGCGGTTCTGGTCGGTCGCCGTCGCCCTGCCGCTCGTCGTGCCGAGCTATCTGGGCGCCTTCGCCTTCGTGTCGGCGTTCGGCCCCCGGGGGGAGTTTCACGACCTGCTCGCGCCGCTCGGAATTCAGCGACTCCCCGAAATCTACGGCTTCCCGGGCGCGACGCTCGTCATCACGCTGTATACGTTCCCCTACGTCTACCTGACGACCCGCGGGGCACTGCTGTCGTTCGACACTCGACTGGTCGACGCCGCGCGCACGCTCAACCACGACCGCTGGCGGGCGTTCAAACGGGTGACTCTGCCGCATCTCCGGCCCGCTATCGCTGCGGGCGGCCTGCTGTCGGCGCTGTATGCGGTCTCTGATTTCGGGACGCCGGCAATCATGCGCCTGCCGGTCTTCACCCGGCAGATATACGTCGAGTACAGGTCCTTCGGTCAGGGGTACGCGGCGCTGCTTTCCCTGCAACTGCTCGTTATCGTCCTTGCGGTGCTCGCCCTCGAACGATGGGTTCGGCCCGGCGAGGACGTCCACGGCTCAGGCACCAGCCGCGCCGAGGAACCGCCGGTCCGACTCGGCAAATGGCGCTGGCCCGCGATGGCGCTGCCCGCCAGCATCGTCTTTCTCGCACTCGTCGTTCCGCTGTGGATTTTCGGCCGGTGGCTCGTCACAGCAGGTCGGAGCCACCCCTCGATGGGGTTCCAGTGGAGCTACGCGTTCAACTCCGTCGGCATCGCCGCCGCCGCAGCGTTCGTGGCCGTACTGGCGTCCCTCCCTGTCGCCTACTACGCCGCACGGAGCGATTCTCTACTATCGACCCTGTTCGAGCGCGCCACCTACGTCGGCTTCGCGGTGCCCGGCATCGTCCTCGCACTCACGCTGGTCTACTTCGGCACCAGATTGGTGCCGTGGTTCTACCAGACGCTCCCGCTGCTCGTGTTTGCCTACGTTATTCGGTTCATGCCGCAGTCGGTCGGTTCCATCCGCACCTCGACCCTCCAGACGGACCCCACGCTCTTCGAGGCCGCACAGACGCTCGGGGAATCCTCGTTCGGGGCCTTCCGCCGCGTCACGCTGCCCCTTATCGCACCCGGAATCGTCGCCGGCGCCGCGCTCGTTTTCCTGACGACCATGAAGGAACTGCCCATTACCATCATGCTCCGACCAGGCGGCTTCGAGACACTCGTTACCCAAATCTGGCAAGCGCGGAATAGCGTCAACCTCGAGTACGTCGCCGTCCCTGCACTCATACTCATCGTCGTCTCGGGGCTGTCGCTGGTCGTCTTGCTCTCTCAGGAAGGCAACGAATACTGA
- a CDS encoding 3-hydroxyacyl-CoA dehydrogenase family protein yields the protein MYDLEDIETVGVVGAGTMGSGIAQVAATAGYDVVIRDIEAEFVEEGLDTVDSSLSKFVDKDELTAEEAEAARGRIEGTTDLVDLSDCDLVVEAAVEKMDIKQDIFADLDEVTDGDAVLATNTSTLSITTIAAATERPEAVVGIHFMNPVQLMEGVEIVVGEKTTDEVVELAHGFSEALGKTTWESDDKPGFVSNRILMPWINEGVRAFDEGVATKEDIDRGMKLGTNVPMGPLELADHIGLDICLDATQTLHEELGDRYKPAYLLKRKVEAGDLGKKTGEGFYEYD from the coding sequence ATGTACGACCTCGAAGATATCGAAACGGTCGGCGTCGTCGGTGCGGGCACCATGGGCAGCGGCATCGCACAGGTGGCCGCCACCGCAGGCTACGACGTCGTGATACGCGATATCGAGGCCGAATTCGTCGAGGAGGGCCTCGACACTGTCGACTCAAGCCTCTCGAAGTTCGTCGACAAGGACGAACTGACCGCCGAGGAGGCAGAGGCGGCCCGCGGGCGTATCGAGGGCACTACGGACCTCGTGGACCTCTCCGACTGTGACCTCGTCGTCGAGGCGGCCGTCGAGAAGATGGATATCAAGCAGGACATCTTCGCGGACCTCGATGAGGTGACCGACGGCGACGCAGTGTTGGCGACTAACACCTCGACGCTGTCGATTACGACCATCGCCGCGGCGACCGAGCGGCCCGAAGCCGTGGTCGGCATCCACTTCATGAATCCCGTCCAGTTGATGGAAGGCGTCGAAATCGTCGTCGGCGAGAAGACCACCGACGAAGTCGTCGAGTTGGCTCACGGCTTCTCTGAGGCGCTCGGCAAGACGACCTGGGAATCCGACGACAAACCCGGCTTCGTCTCGAATCGGATTCTGATGCCGTGGATAAACGAGGGCGTTCGCGCCTTCGACGAGGGCGTTGCGACGAAGGAGGACATCGACCGCGGGATGAAACTCGGGACGAACGTGCCGATGGGGCCGCTGGAGTTGGCCGACCACATCGGCCTCGATATCTGTCTGGACGCAACCCAGACGCTCCACGAGGAGTTGGGCGACCGCTACAAGCCGGCGTACCTGCTCAAGCGGAAGGTCGAAGCCGGCGACCTCGGGAAAAAGACGGGCGAAGGCTTCTACGAATACGACTAA
- a CDS encoding GMC family oxidoreductase, translated as MNDRTPVSDADVCIVGGGPAGSLVADRLAGAGYRVVVLDAGPRFDPEDRRRRQERAIRPYYGRPDVWDGDPERDAYSATGEWFYPLNHARVKGIGGSTLHWQGMVMRLHEADFNSGSERGVGPDWPIDYADLRPYYADAEDELGVSGADIPFGPPREEPHPMGAFPPSYSDSLFAEACDELGIAMHPVPNARNSESYDGRSECVGYGTCQPVCPSGAKYDGTVHAESAEEKGAAVIDRARVTELEHGPDRIESAVYVTPDGTEHRQEADAFVLAAGGVEIPRLLLLSESEHYPDGLANSSGLVGRYFMDHLFAGAGGVLDEQTRQNHVGFLTSESHQFYDDADAEFAPFKLEFFNYAGPSPVEMALSGDDWGDEQLDRLKGSYGNHVALGGLVEQLPREDSYVGLDPERTDDLGNPVPDVHWNVGDRALRTIERVNDIQHEILETLGADIQWTAGPESTGPAYHHMGTTRMSADPSEGVVDSTLRTHDLENCWIASSSVFPTGGAMNPTLTIAALALKAADSIEASL; from the coding sequence ATGAACGACCGCACACCCGTTTCGGACGCGGACGTCTGCATCGTCGGCGGCGGCCCCGCGGGGTCGCTTGTCGCGGACCGGCTCGCGGGTGCCGGCTATCGGGTCGTCGTTCTCGATGCCGGCCCGCGGTTCGACCCCGAAGACCGCCGCCGCCGGCAGGAGCGTGCGATTCGACCGTACTACGGCCGCCCCGATGTCTGGGACGGCGACCCCGAACGCGACGCCTATTCGGCCACCGGCGAGTGGTTCTACCCCCTCAACCACGCACGCGTGAAGGGAATCGGCGGGTCGACGCTCCACTGGCAGGGGATGGTTATGCGGCTTCACGAGGCTGATTTCAACTCCGGCAGCGAGCGGGGTGTCGGTCCCGACTGGCCCATCGACTACGCGGACTTGCGGCCGTACTATGCGGACGCCGAGGACGAACTCGGCGTCTCGGGCGCGGATATCCCCTTCGGGCCGCCACGGGAGGAACCGCATCCGATGGGCGCGTTTCCGCCCTCCTACAGCGACTCGCTGTTCGCCGAGGCCTGCGACGAACTCGGCATCGCGATGCATCCGGTACCGAACGCCCGCAACTCCGAGTCCTACGACGGCCGCAGCGAATGCGTCGGCTACGGGACCTGCCAGCCGGTCTGTCCCTCCGGCGCGAAGTACGACGGGACGGTCCACGCCGAATCAGCCGAGGAGAAGGGCGCGGCGGTCATTGACCGGGCGCGCGTGACTGAACTGGAACACGGCCCCGACCGCATCGAATCGGCGGTCTACGTCACGCCGGACGGCACCGAACACCGACAGGAAGCCGATGCCTTCGTTCTCGCCGCAGGTGGCGTCGAGATTCCGCGCCTGCTCCTTCTCTCGGAGTCCGAACACTACCCCGACGGCCTCGCCAACTCCAGTGGCCTCGTCGGCCGGTACTTCATGGACCACCTCTTTGCGGGCGCCGGCGGCGTCCTCGACGAGCAGACCCGACAGAACCACGTCGGCTTCCTGACCAGCGAGAGCCACCAGTTCTACGACGACGCCGACGCGGAGTTCGCGCCGTTCAAACTGGAGTTCTTCAACTACGCCGGCCCTTCGCCGGTCGAGATGGCGCTGTCCGGTGACGACTGGGGCGACGAGCAACTCGACCGGCTCAAGGGGAGTTACGGCAACCACGTCGCCCTCGGCGGCCTGGTCGAACAACTCCCCCGCGAGGACAGTTACGTCGGTCTCGACCCCGAGCGCACCGACGACCTCGGCAATCCGGTGCCGGACGTCCACTGGAACGTCGGCGACCGCGCCCTTCGGACCATCGAGCGCGTCAACGACATCCAACACGAGATTCTGGAGACTCTCGGCGCCGATATCCAGTGGACCGCCGGCCCCGAAAGCACCGGCCCGGCCTACCACCACATGGGAACGACCCGAATGAGTGCGGACCCCTCCGAGGGCGTCGTCGACTCGACCCTCCGGACCCACGACCTCGAGAACTGCTGGATTGCATCCTCGTCAGTCTTCCCGACCGGCGGCGCGATGAACCCGACGCTGACCATCGCCGCGCTCGCGCTGAAAGCCGCCGACAGCATCGAAGCGTCGCTCTGA
- a CDS encoding glycosyltransferase family 39 protein translates to MDAGRDRLETLVRGAGARERLLAAAIAVAAGLFTFLIAATIFKYHSINHDEGVYLQQASMILAGQLELHAGELADAFHPWFFIEDGGRLYPKYQPYPAVLFAAAIGLFGEPRVALAAVAAANVALVYLLASEALDRRVGVVAAAVFAAAPLSVVTTSVFLPYAPTTMLNLTFAVLYLRGVRRGHLPSALGAGLAIGLAFFGRPYTAVLFATPFILHALVAVVGSLRADGLQPFPDALRRNLLTAAGGLSGVALTLAYNVRITGAPFRFPYAVFAPEDGPGFGHRQILGHSLEYTPELAVETNAYVLWYFVTRWFTLGSVGTVCALAGVALVAYRLRSAADSVVPDIESPAAWTLGGVLLSVPLGNIAFWGNYNILGDMTDPTDGFISQFGPFYHFDLLVPLSVFAAVALVAGYRFARRRLAAGYSPEKARVALAIALVLTLPVVGVANAGLVNEPLERHAAYTDKYEAAYEPFENESFDNALVFVPTPYGEWQNHPFQSLRNDPGFDGPVVYALNRDPGEDFAVLDAYPDRSHYRYTYRGEWTPSTEGHVTPKLEPLDVREGERLAASTTVGIPDRVDRAQVRLTVDDRYQTYTVEDPGDSQTVDWELAGDGVRLRDTDREPLAVDGPEEVALTVTLVAPGGSTFTYRQEALVRADGEQVDVVWPPDRSVCPLVTDCGREGTYLPNQPDEHSEWVVFETRLEEGAA, encoded by the coding sequence ATGGACGCGGGTCGGGACAGGCTGGAAACCCTCGTTCGCGGCGCGGGCGCCCGCGAACGACTCCTCGCCGCCGCCATCGCCGTAGCCGCCGGTCTCTTCACGTTCCTCATCGCCGCGACGATTTTCAAGTATCACTCCATCAACCACGACGAGGGCGTCTACCTCCAGCAGGCCTCGATGATTCTGGCGGGGCAACTCGAACTCCACGCCGGCGAACTCGCCGACGCTTTCCACCCCTGGTTCTTCATCGAGGACGGGGGCCGTCTCTACCCGAAATATCAGCCCTATCCTGCCGTCCTCTTTGCCGCGGCTATCGGTCTGTTCGGCGAACCGCGGGTCGCACTGGCAGCCGTCGCGGCCGCCAACGTCGCCCTCGTCTATCTGCTGGCAAGCGAGGCCCTGGACCGACGGGTCGGCGTCGTCGCCGCCGCCGTCTTCGCCGCCGCGCCGCTTTCGGTCGTCACCACCTCCGTCTTCCTGCCCTACGCCCCGACGACGATGCTCAATCTGACCTTCGCAGTCCTGTATTTACGGGGCGTTCGAAGGGGCCACCTCCCGAGCGCTCTCGGCGCCGGCCTCGCTATCGGACTGGCCTTCTTCGGCCGGCCATACACCGCCGTCCTCTTCGCGACGCCGTTCATCCTCCATGCGCTGGTCGCTGTCGTCGGCTCGCTCCGCGCCGACGGATTGCAGCCGTTTCCCGACGCGCTCCGTCGGAACCTGCTCACGGCGGCCGGCGGCCTCTCGGGCGTGGCGCTGACGCTTGCGTATAACGTTCGGATAACGGGCGCTCCCTTCCGGTTTCCCTACGCCGTCTTCGCTCCGGAGGACGGCCCCGGTTTCGGCCACCGGCAGATTCTCGGCCACTCGCTGGAGTACACCCCCGAACTGGCCGTCGAGACCAACGCCTACGTCCTCTGGTATTTCGTCACCCGATGGTTCACGCTGGGGTCGGTCGGCACTGTCTGTGCGCTCGCCGGCGTCGCCCTCGTCGCGTACCGACTCCGGAGTGCGGCCGATTCGGTCGTCCCCGATATCGAATCGCCCGCCGCGTGGACGCTCGGCGGCGTCCTGCTTTCCGTGCCGCTCGGCAACATCGCCTTCTGGGGCAACTACAATATCCTCGGGGACATGACGGACCCGACGGACGGATTCATCTCGCAGTTCGGGCCGTTCTATCACTTCGATCTGCTCGTCCCGCTCTCGGTTTTCGCGGCCGTCGCCCTCGTCGCAGGGTATCGCTTCGCGAGACGCCGACTGGCCGCCGGCTACTCGCCCGAGAAGGCCCGCGTCGCCCTCGCTATTGCCCTCGTCCTCACGCTTCCGGTGGTCGGCGTCGCCAACGCCGGCCTCGTCAACGAACCGCTGGAACGACACGCCGCCTACACCGACAAGTACGAGGCGGCCTACGAACCCTTCGAGAACGAATCGTTCGACAACGCCCTGGTGTTCGTCCCGACACCGTACGGCGAGTGGCAGAACCACCCCTTCCAGTCGCTCCGCAACGACCCCGGCTTCGACGGCCCCGTCGTCTACGCGCTGAACCGCGACCCCGGCGAGGACTTCGCGGTGCTGGACGCCTACCCCGACCGGAGCCACTACCGCTACACCTATCGCGGCGAGTGGACGCCCAGCACCGAAGGCCACGTCACGCCGAAACTCGAACCGCTCGACGTCCGCGAGGGCGAACGACTGGCCGCGAGTACGACCGTCGGTATCCCCGACCGCGTCGACCGGGCGCAGGTCCGTCTGACGGTCGATGACCGCTACCAGACCTACACCGTCGAGGACCCCGGCGACAGCCAGACCGTCGACTGGGAACTGGCCGGCGACGGCGTTCGTCTCCGGGACACCGACCGGGAGCCGTTGGCCGTCGACGGCCCCGAGGAAGTCGCTCTGACGGTCACGCTCGTCGCCCCCGGCGGGTCGACGTTTACCTACCGCCAGGAGGCGCTGGTGCGGGCCGACGGCGAGCAGGTCGACGTCGTCTGGCCGCCCGACCGGAGCGTCTGTCCGCTGGTCACCGACTGCGGTCGCGAAGGGACCTATCTCCCGAACCAACCCGATGAACACAGCGAGTGGGTCGTCTTCGAGACGCGACTGGAGGAAGGGGCGGCCTGA
- a CDS encoding class I fructose-bisphosphate aldolase: MIPIDDTPLCRDGKILILAYDHGLEHGPVDFRGVPESADPERTFEAATHDAVTSIAVQKGIAEAYYPSYEDDVDLLMKLNGTSNLWMGEPDSAVNCTVDYAADVGASSVGFTLYGGSNNEVEMAEEFRDVQEAARDHGLPTVMWSYPRGQGLKNDTKPSTISYAARLALELGADVAKVKHPGSREAMEDAVRMAGKTKVVMSGGSKTTDREFLESVKQTIDAGGKGLAVGRNVWQREDPTRILDALEKVIFEETSVDEALEAAE; encoded by the coding sequence ATGATTCCCATCGACGATACGCCGCTCTGTCGCGACGGCAAGATACTCATCCTTGCCTACGACCACGGGCTCGAACACGGCCCGGTCGACTTCCGAGGCGTCCCGGAGAGTGCCGACCCCGAACGGACCTTCGAGGCGGCGACCCACGACGCCGTCACCTCCATCGCGGTCCAGAAGGGCATCGCTGAGGCCTACTATCCGAGCTACGAGGACGACGTCGACCTGCTGATGAAACTCAACGGCACGTCGAACCTCTGGATGGGCGAGCCGGATTCGGCGGTCAACTGCACCGTCGACTACGCCGCGGACGTCGGCGCCTCGTCGGTCGGCTTCACCCTCTACGGCGGGTCGAACAACGAGGTCGAGATGGCCGAGGAGTTCCGCGACGTACAGGAGGCCGCGCGCGACCACGGCCTGCCGACGGTCATGTGGTCCTACCCGCGCGGGCAGGGTCTCAAGAACGACACCAAGCCCTCGACCATCTCCTACGCCGCGCGCCTCGCCCTCGAACTCGGCGCCGACGTGGCGAAGGTCAAGCATCCCGGCTCCCGCGAAGCGATGGAGGACGCCGTCCGGATGGCCGGTAAGACGAAGGTCGTCATGTCCGGCGGCTCGAAGACGACCGACCGCGAGTTCCTCGAATCGGTCAAACAGACCATCGACGCCGGTGGGAAGGGCCTCGCGGTCGGCCGGAACGTCTGGCAGCGCGAGGACCCGACGCGCATCCTCGATGCCCTCGAGAAGGTCATCTTCGAGGAGACCAGCGTCGACGAAGCACTGGAAGCGGCCGAATAG
- a CDS encoding gluconate 2-dehydrogenase subunit 3 family protein, which yields MELTRRDAVAALAALGAGGAAAGGYHLSQGDSEDDASDDEDVRATLVAAAEVVYPSEVDGIEPFVRRFLDGRLDDSEHAEGVRTAVTELDDHARSWYDDRFVSLSAETRDSLLREIGADTAEEVPDGTTAERVRYYVVNELLLALYSSPKGGKLVGIENPQGHPGGTDSYQRGPQR from the coding sequence ATGGAGCTGACCCGGCGGGACGCGGTCGCGGCGCTTGCGGCACTCGGTGCTGGCGGCGCTGCGGCCGGCGGTTACCACCTCTCTCAGGGAGACAGCGAAGACGACGCTTCCGACGACGAGGACGTCCGCGCGACGCTCGTCGCGGCGGCCGAAGTCGTCTATCCCTCGGAGGTCGACGGCATCGAACCGTTCGTCCGGCGGTTTCTGGACGGCCGTCTCGACGACTCCGAGCACGCGGAGGGCGTGCGAACCGCCGTCACGGAACTGGACGACCACGCCCGCTCGTGGTACGACGACCGCTTCGTTTCCCTGTCGGCCGAGACGCGCGATAGCCTGCTCAGAGAAATCGGTGCCGACACCGCCGAGGAGGTCCCCGACGGGACGACCGCCGAACGGGTGCGGTATTACGTCGTCAACGAACTCCTGTTGGCGCTGTATTCGTCGCCGAAAGGCGGGAAACTGGTCGGCATCGAGAACCCGCAGGGCCACCCCGGCGGCACCGACAGTTACCAGCGGGGGCCGCAGCGATGA
- a CDS encoding class 1 fructose-bisphosphatase, whose product MSDAIDAILDVVASTAPDVRGGLAGRRVYESGENPSGEQQLAADVYADELLEERLLDLDAVGSYASEERDDVAESEAQRASESTSGEQPRGEGDLHVAADPLDGSSNLKSNNTMGTLFGVYDEPLPTAGRNLVASGFVLYGPITTMVVARDGEVTEEVITDDGEREVVTEDLTLPDDPTVYGFGGRVPNWTDDFAAYVESVEQELKLRYGGAMIGDVNQVLTYGGIFGYPGLQDRSEGKLRLLFEGHPIAYVVESAGGASSNGDRSLLDCDPERLHERTPLFVGNDEYIDRLEDAL is encoded by the coding sequence ATGTCGGACGCCATCGACGCGATACTGGACGTCGTCGCCTCGACCGCGCCGGACGTCCGCGGTGGGCTGGCGGGCCGACGCGTCTACGAGAGCGGCGAGAACCCCTCCGGCGAGCAGCAACTCGCGGCGGACGTCTACGCCGACGAACTGCTCGAAGAGCGCCTGCTCGACCTCGATGCGGTCGGTAGCTACGCCAGCGAGGAACGCGACGATGTCGCGGAGAGCGAGGCGCAACGCGCCTCGGAATCGACGAGCGGCGAACAGCCGCGAGGCGAGGGTGACCTCCACGTCGCCGCTGACCCCCTCGATGGCTCCTCGAACCTGAAATCGAACAACACGATGGGGACGCTCTTCGGCGTCTACGACGAACCTCTGCCAACCGCGGGTCGGAACCTCGTCGCCTCCGGGTTCGTGCTGTACGGCCCGATTACGACGATGGTCGTCGCGCGCGACGGCGAGGTGACCGAGGAGGTCATCACCGACGACGGCGAGCGAGAGGTCGTTACCGAGGACCTGACGCTGCCCGACGACCCGACGGTCTACGGCTTCGGCGGCCGCGTGCCGAACTGGACCGACGACTTCGCGGCCTACGTCGAGTCGGTCGAACAGGAACTCAAACTCCGATACGGCGGGGCAATGATTGGCGACGTGAATCAGGTGCTCACCTACGGCGGGATTTTCGGCTATCCCGGCCTGCAGGACCGCTCCGAAGGGAAGCTCCGACTTCTCTTCGAAGGCCATCCCATCGCCTACGTCGTCGAGTCGGCCGGTGGGGCCTCCTCGAACGGCGACCGGTCGCTGCTGGACTGTGACCCCGAACGGCTTCACGAGCGGACGCCGCTTTTCGTCGGCAACGACGAGTACATCGACCGGCTGGAAGACGCGCTGTAG
- a CDS encoding acyl-CoA dehydrogenase — MDFSLTAEQKQIKEMVADFVDEEVVPVADDIDKDDEFPWDLVEELADLDLMGMPFPEEYGGAGLDYHAYPAALEEIARGSGGLGTIVAAHISLAGNMVYEFGNEEQKQEYLTPLAQGEDIGAFALSEPGAGSDVPAMETTAEKEGDEYVINGGKLWISNGSVADTVTVFAKTDPDAGNKGISSFIVRPEEDDGFIVEGTEDKLGDKGCPTAELRFDNLTISESRRLGEEGRGFVHALKTLNGGRITIAARSIGIAQASLDAALEYSQDREQFDQPISDFQAIQHKLADMDTKTRAARLLMHSAADKKIAGDYFAKEAAQAKLYASEVSREVANEGIQIHGGYGYTKDFPAERFYRDAKLNEIYEGTSEVLRNTIANELLN; from the coding sequence ATGGACTTCAGCCTCACGGCCGAACAGAAGCAAATCAAGGAGATGGTCGCCGACTTCGTCGACGAGGAAGTCGTCCCCGTCGCCGACGACATCGACAAGGACGACGAGTTCCCGTGGGACCTCGTCGAGGAACTGGCCGACCTCGATCTGATGGGCATGCCGTTCCCCGAGGAGTACGGCGGTGCCGGCCTCGATTATCACGCCTATCCCGCCGCCCTCGAAGAAATCGCTCGCGGTTCCGGCGGCCTCGGGACCATCGTCGCCGCCCACATCTCGCTGGCCGGCAACATGGTCTACGAGTTCGGCAACGAAGAACAGAAGCAGGAATACCTCACCCCGCTCGCACAGGGCGAGGACATCGGCGCCTTCGCACTCTCGGAACCCGGCGCCGGCAGCGACGTGCCTGCCATGGAGACGACCGCCGAGAAGGAGGGCGACGAGTACGTCATCAACGGCGGCAAACTCTGGATTTCCAACGGTTCGGTCGCCGACACCGTCACGGTGTTCGCCAAGACCGACCCCGACGCCGGCAACAAGGGTATCTCCTCCTTTATCGTCCGTCCCGAGGAGGACGACGGCTTCATCGTCGAGGGCACCGAGGACAAACTCGGCGACAAGGGCTGTCCGACCGCCGAACTCCGCTTCGATAACCTCACCATCTCAGAATCCCGCCGTCTCGGCGAGGAGGGCCGCGGCTTCGTCCACGCGCTGAAGACGCTCAACGGCGGTCGAATTACCATCGCCGCCCGCTCCATCGGTATCGCACAGGCCTCACTCGATGCCGCCCTCGAGTACAGCCAGGACCGCGAACAGTTCGACCAGCCGATTTCGGACTTCCAGGCCATCCAGCACAAACTCGCCGACATGGACACCAAGACGCGTGCGGCCCGCCTGCTCATGCACTCCGCTGCTGACAAGAAAATCGCCGGCGACTACTTCGCCAAGGAGGCCGCACAGGCCAAACTCTACGCCTCGGAGGTCTCCCGTGAAGTCGCCAACGAGGGCATCCAGATTCACGGCGGCTACGGCTACACCAAGGACTTCCCGGCCGAACGGTTCTACCGCGACGCCAAACTCAACGAGATTTACGAGGGTACGAGCGAAGTCCTCCGGAACACCATCGCCAACGAATTATTGAATTAG
- a CDS encoding DUF7111 family protein encodes MSTAEADGISARYRETDEERLLEFEADGRTAAIAQNIEGYAMLKVRPSADGDELKRYYGFDMALDHAAELLAVPVHDLPIPDEAEDMGM; translated from the coding sequence ATGTCAACCGCCGAGGCCGACGGAATCTCCGCACGCTATCGGGAGACCGACGAGGAACGCCTGCTCGAATTCGAGGCCGACGGCCGCACCGCCGCCATCGCACAGAACATCGAAGGCTACGCCATGCTCAAAGTGCGGCCCAGCGCCGACGGCGACGAACTCAAACGCTACTACGGCTTCGACATGGCGCTGGACCACGCCGCAGAACTGCTGGCGGTGCCCGTTCACGACCTGCCGATTCCCGACGAGGCCGAAGATATGGGGATGTAA
- a CDS encoding dolichyl-phosphate hexose transferase, whose product MGTYNEEEAIETVLNDIDEVTDGKAEVVCVDGSSDRTPEIAEEHGATVIRQEPQGYGVAVREAVLTPDRSIVVTTDCDDTYPMEQLPEFLEYINEGYDVVSGDRLYHGADAMPAFNRFGNHAFAAIASVLLGERVHDTTTGMRAYRREVVQDIEWTENTGLSAELLMRPLARGYDVREHPIEYAERLGETKLDPLQGGAEIAKSIIKVGLEERFR is encoded by the coding sequence ATGGGCACCTACAACGAGGAGGAGGCCATCGAGACGGTCCTGAACGACATCGACGAGGTCACCGACGGCAAGGCCGAAGTCGTCTGTGTCGACGGCTCGTCGGACCGGACGCCCGAAATCGCCGAGGAACACGGCGCGACGGTCATCCGACAGGAACCGCAGGGCTACGGCGTCGCCGTCCGGGAGGCGGTTCTGACGCCGGACCGCTCCATCGTCGTCACCACCGACTGCGACGACACCTACCCGATGGAGCAACTGCCGGAGTTCCTCGAGTACATCAACGAGGGCTACGACGTCGTCAGCGGCGACCGACTCTACCACGGCGCCGACGCGATGCCCGCGTTCAACCGCTTCGGCAACCACGCCTTCGCCGCCATCGCGAGCGTCCTGCTCGGCGAGCGCGTCCACGACACGACGACCGGGATGCGTGCCTACCGGCGCGAGGTCGTTCAGGACATCGAGTGGACCGAGAACACGGGGCTGTCGGCCGAACTGCTGATGCGCCCGCTCGCTCGCGGCTACGACGTGCGCGAGCACCCCATCGAGTACGCCGAGCGCCTCGGTGAGACCAAACTCGACCCGCTGCAGGGCGGCGCCGAAATCGCGAAATCCATCATCAAGGTCGGCCTCGAAGAGCGGTTCCGGTAA